The DNA region CTTTGCGGTGGATGCTTTCAACAATCGAATTCAGGTGTTCACAGATGACGGGAACTTTGAACGAGTGATAGAGCTTTCTCCGGCATCCGCACCGCTGGCGTATCCTTACGATCTGAAAGTTTTGCCGGACGGTCGGATGTTTGTCGTGGAGAATAAAGGTTCACGCGTCACTATTATGCACGACGACGGAACCATAGAAGGACGGTTCGGAAAACCAAGCCGAGGCGTGGACGGGTTTTACACACCGTGGGCGATCGCCGTTTTGTCTGATGGCAGGATTCTGGTAGGCGATACAGGGAATCATCGATTAGTGGAGCTCACACCGTGAAGACCTGGCAACGAATTCTGCGGCGCATAGTTCCTCCAGCCCGGCGGCCGGTCGGGTGGTATTCGGCGATACCTCTGGTCGTTTTCGCGGCGCTGTTTGCCATTATCGGCCTGTCGATCATTCCCGCAGTTTTCCGAGGCTTAACATCTTTTGCCCGCCGGGGATCAGAACCCGGAGCGCTTGCTGGGTTTCTGGACTGGACGCGCCCAGTCTGGGGAGCCGTTCCTGATCTGGAATATGGTCGACCCTGGGCCTTTATACTGGTGGTCGTAACACCCTGGATCTGGTGGATGCAGGCGGCCGGTCATTCGGGATTACCGGCCATTCGTGGCGGGTTTGCATCCTTTTGTCGGTTGATGATTTGTGGTCTTCTGATTCTGGTGCTGGCCGAACCACGGACAGTGCGAACAAGTGACGTCGTATCGGTGGTGTACACAGTTGATGTCTCGGATTCCGTGAATGAAGCCAGGAATCAGGCGATGGAGACGGTGGCGGCAACAGCCGAGCAGAAGCCCGTCACCGATCAGGCCGGTTTGGTGGTGTTCGGGCGAACGGCAGCAGTCGAGTATCCTCCCCGAGAGTCGTTTCCGTTTCAGAAGTTCATCAATTCACGCGTCAGTCAGGATGCGACCAATCTGGAACAATCACTGGCCCTGAGCGCGGCGATGCTTCCGGAAGAAAACAACGGCCGCATCGTATTGATCAGCGACGGGACGGAAACGATCGGACAGCTGAAAGACGTGGTCGATGACCTGCAGTCACGCAACGTCGAAGTGAATGTGATACCCATAGAATATGACTACCAGCACGAAGTACTTCTGGAGCGACTGGATTTACCTCGATTTGTTCGACTGGGAGAAACGTATGAAGCGTCGGTGGTCCTGACCTCCCTGGCCAATGGAAAAGGCACGCTGGTGCTGGCACAGGGCGAAGAAGTTCTGGATCGCCGCGAAGTCGAATTCGGTCCGGGAAAAAGCAGGCATACTTTTCCGATTAAGGTCGAGACGCCCGGGTACTACGAGTACGAAGCAAGAATCGAAGTCCCCGCGGCCTTTGATAATCGTTCCGAAAACAATGTTGTCCGCAACTACCTTTTTATCGATGGTCCGGGTCGGATATTGCTGGTGACGGATCCTCAGGGCAACCCGCAGGAATGGTCGTCAATGCAAAAAGCTCTGCAGCAGGGCGAACGGCAGGTCGAAGTCTGCAATGCCATGGAATTTCCCGTGGATCCACTGTCTCTGATGCCATACGACGCCGTGGTATTCGCGGACGTTGCGGCTGATTCTCTCACAAACATTCAAATGCAGTCACTTCACGACGCGATCCGGAATCTCGGCGTCGGGTTCCTGATGGTGGGTGGGCCAAACAGTTTCGGCCCGGGTGGTTATCAGGGATCGGTCATAGAAGATGCTCTGCCGATTTCGATGGAGATCAGTAACAAGAAAATCCTGCCCAAAGGCGCGCTGGCCATCATCCTTCATACCTGTGAGTTTCCTGCCGGAAACAGTTGGGCAAAACGAATAACGAAGCGGGCCATTCAGGTCCTGAATGCGGAAGATCTCGTAGGCGCGCTGGCGTACGGCATGTCGGGTGAGGAATGGATCTTCGAGATGACCAAGGCCAGCGAATATGGTGAATTGTCTCGAAAAATCAATGCCGCCAGCATAGGCGACATGCCCGACTTTGCGGCAACGATGCAAATGGGATTGAAGGGACTGGTCGACAGCGACGCTGCCAGCCGCCACATGATCATTATTTCTGACGGTGACGCCAGTCCACCCAGCGATAAGCTCATCAAACAGTTCATCGACAATCAGGTCACCGTTTCGACCGTCGCTGTGTTTCCACACAACGGAGACACGCGAACGCTGGAAATGATCGCCGGCGTCACAGGAGGGCGATTCTACTATCCGTCAGACCCGAATCAGTTGCCATCAATCTTTGTCAAAGAAGCCAAGACTCTTCGACGGAGTCAGATTCAGAAGCGGACATTTGTGCCGGAGCTGGAGAACGTCGATCCAATGGTTCGGGATATTGGCGTGCCGCCGGAATTGCATGGATATGTCCTGACATCACCGAAGGATGACCCGCGAGCCACCGTCATTCTTTCCGCACCATCCTCCGACAAAGATGCTGCCATCACAGACGGAGAAAGTGATCCCATTCTTGCTGTGTGGCGATATGGATTGGGCGTCACGGCAGCTTTTACCTCGGATATGACGACACGCTGGGGTGATGACTGGCTGAAATGGGATCAGTTTCAGCAAATGGTTAATCAGATGATTACCCGCGTGGGTCGAGTCAAACGGGAACAGTTTCTTCGAGTCTACACCTACGTCAACGGCAACGAAGGGGTCGTTGTTGTGGAGGATTTTCATCCGGAAGAGAGTCTGCTGGATGTCACCGTCAGTGTTACGGGACCCAACAATTTTGACACCACCCAAAGCGTACGTCAGATAGCACCTCGACGTTATCAGACATCCATGGAACTGAAGGGTGAAGGTCGATACCAGGTACAAATCAGTGCAGTGGGGACCGATCGAAAAGAAACCGCTTACGCCGGGTTTATCGTGTCGTACTCACCGGAATATCTCCGTTTTCGGGCAAACCCTATTGTCCTCCGTGAAATCGCAGAACGAACCGGCGGCGAAGAACTGGTGGTGGATGAGAATGTCGAAGAACTGGCAAACAGGATCTTTGGCGAACGAAAACCCAAGCGCAGCAGCCGACCCGTATTTGACTGGTTCCTGATGGCATTGGCATGCATGGTGCCACTGGATGTCGCAATCAGGCGTGTTCAGATTGATATCATGTGGATCGCGAGGCTGTTCAGACGCAGCAGGAAGGAGTCGACCGCGACACTGGGCCAGTTACTGCAAAAGACGGGCGAAGTACGATCCAGCCTGGCAGGCAGAAAAGACGAAGGATCACGTCCGCGTCCGGCCCAGCCAGAACGACCCATGATGCCGCGACCCAGCATGCCCAGGCCGACAGCTGCCCAAAAGCCGTCCGAAGCGAACACAGGAACAGGATCACAGCCAAAGCCGGATCAAAACTCGTCTGCACCGGCGGGCGATGATGGCAGCACGACTTCGCGGTTGCTGGCAATGAAGAAAAAACGCGATCAGGAAGGGAAGTAGCATGCATTCGTTCATGACGAGACGCCAGTTTGCTCGATACGCAGGCCTGTCGCTTCTGGGCGCATCCGGATCCGGGTGGTTGAGCCAGTTGGCTGCGGCGACTTCAGTCGGTGTGGCAAAACCTCGTCGATCGTGCATCCTGCTGTGGATGTCGGGAGGACCCAGCCAGATGGAAACCTTTGATCCGAAACCAGGGAACGAAAATGGAGGTCCGACCAAGAGTATTGAAACGGCAGTGAGCGGGATTCGGATAGCAGAGAACCTGCCAAAGGTCGCACAGCATATGAAGTCGCTCGCCCCGATCCGGTCCATGTCGACTCGGGAAGGCGACCACCAGCGCGCAACCTACTACATGCGAACGGGTTATTTGCCGCAGGGGCCCGTTCAGTATCCGGCGATGGGTGCGTTTCTGGGAAAGGAACTTCGGCAACAGGAATGCGATCTGCCGTCCTACGTCAGCATTAGCCCCTTTCGAGCGTTCAGTCCGCTGGCCTATGGCCCGGGCTTTCTTGGCCCTGCCTGGTCTCCGCTTGTTGTTGCAGCTCAGCAGGAACGTGCGAGCCAGTCAGATCAGCCACCCGGCGATGGCACCGCGCCGTCAATGAATGAAGTCTCATTTGAAGTACAGAATCTGAAGGTCCCGGAGGCTGTGTCATCAGCGCAGGTCGACGCCCGGTTAAGTCTGCTGGCAGGAATGGAACATCGATTCCTGTCGGCCCGACCGGACAATCCGGGCGTCAGCCATCTGCAGTCGTACGATCAGGCGGTTCGTATGATGAAATCCAGTGCCGTAGGAGCTTTCGATCTCAGCCAGGAGGATGAGTCTCTGCGGGACGCCTATGGTCGCAACGCATTTGGTCAGGGCTGCCTGCTGGCGCGGCGATTGATCGAACATCAGGTCTCTTTTGTCGAAGTCACATTAAACGGGCTTGATGCAAATCCAGGAGCAGGCTGGGACACGCATGCTGACAATTTTGATTCTGTAAAAGCCTTGTGTGAGATTCTTGACCCGGCCTGGGCGACCCTGATGAGCGATCTCGAACAACGAGGACTGCTCGAATCGACTTTGGTGGTTTGGATGGGAGAATTTGGACGCACACCTAAAATCAACGAGAACACCGGCCGGGATCACTGGCCGGGAAGTTGGTCCACCGTGCTTGGTGGCGGCGGCATCCGGGGTGGTCAGGTTTACGGTGCGACAAGCGAAGATGGCATGGAGATTACACAGACTCCAGTGTCTGTGCCCAACCTGATGGCCACGATTTGCTCCGCTCTGGGGCTGGACCCGGCGTCCACAAATCTCAGTAATATTGGTCGACCTATTCCGCTGGCCGATCATGAGGCAACGACAATCAGAGAACTGATCGCCGGCGATTAGTTCCGGCAGATGCAGCCCGCAGGAAATGTGCTGCCGGCGAAGTACGACTCGCCAGGCACCGCTGCCAGCCATCCGGCATTGGCGGCCACGCGTCGTGTTCGAACACGACTTCTGAGATTTTCATCTGACGCAGAAAACGGACTGTTGAATACCGTTTTCAGTCGCCATCATTCAGATCGTACCGGGTCCGACGGTGTCTGGCTTTTCCCGCGGAAAGCCGGGTATCGATCCGAACCCCCGTTGACTTTCAGCGTCACGATAGCCGGTAAGCACATCGACAAAGGACTTTCCGGTAATATACGAACCGTAGTCCTACGGTTTAGTCATCCGCCAGTAACAGGCACAGCCTTCCAGGAAACAGAGAATCCATGTCGCTGCCATCTTACAGCGTGCGCAATCCGGTTCTGGTCAACATGCTGATGCTGGTGATTCTGGCAGCCGGATTTGTGTTTGCGTTCACTTTGCAACGTGAGATGTTTCCGGAATCACGTCCGAAAGGCTTGCTGGTCTCCGCTTTCTATCCGGGGGTACAGCCGGAAGACATTGAAAAGGCCGTGACGATCAAGATCGAAGAAGCGGTTCGCAGTATCGAAGGTATCGAGAAAATCGAATCCCAGGCCGGAGAGAGCATCAGCTTCACGACGCTGACGTTGATGCAGTCTGTTGATGATGTTGACGCTGTGCTTCAGGAAGTGCGTAACGAAGTCGACTCGATCGGTGATCTTCCCGCTGATCTGGAAAAGATCAGCATCCGAAAGGTGGAACCGCAGTTACCTGTGATCAGCATCGCCATTTATGGTGAAGCCAGCGAGTCCGCGTTAAAGAACGCGGCTCAGGATTTGCGTGATGAATTGCTGAAACTGCCGGGTGTCAGTCGAGTGCAGCTGGATGGCATCCGGGACGATGAGATCTATGTCGATGTACGACCCGACAAGCTTGTTCAGTACGACATAACGTTTGAAGAAGTGGCGAGTGCGATCCGTGCTACAAATGTTGACATCAGCGGCGGACAACTGAAGGGCGAACGCAGTACCATCGCGGTGAGAACGATGGGGGAAGAGCAAAACGCCCGGGATCTGCGCGACATCGTCGTCCGGTCTGATTCGTCTGGTCGATTGATCCATTTGTCGGACATCGCCGATGTGTTTGATGCGTTTGTCGATGACGATGTCAAAGGAGAATTCAATGGCAAGCCGTTTGTTAACTGTGTTATCTTCAAAGCCGAAGCCGAAGACGCTGTCCAGATATCAGCGGTAGTGAAAACGTACGTGGCGGCTCGCAGTGGCGAGCCCTACCAGGGACCATCCGCAGGATTATCCGGCGCTCAGGCGATGCTGGGCCGACCAAATCTGCACCAGATCTATGAGGAGCATCGGCAACGGCCTTTTCCGGATATCTATACATATCGACTGCATACGGACATCGCTCGCTTTGTTGAGGGCCGTCTGGACCTGATGGTGCGTAATGGAAAGGCTGGGTTGATTCTTGTTCTGTGTTCGCTGCTGCTGTTCCTGAAC from Planctomycetaceae bacterium includes:
- a CDS encoding DUF1501 domain-containing protein, translating into MHSFMTRRQFARYAGLSLLGASGSGWLSQLAAATSVGVAKPRRSCILLWMSGGPSQMETFDPKPGNENGGPTKSIETAVSGIRIAENLPKVAQHMKSLAPIRSMSTREGDHQRATYYMRTGYLPQGPVQYPAMGAFLGKELRQQECDLPSYVSISPFRAFSPLAYGPGFLGPAWSPLVVAAQQERASQSDQPPGDGTAPSMNEVSFEVQNLKVPEAVSSAQVDARLSLLAGMEHRFLSARPDNPGVSHLQSYDQAVRMMKSSAVGAFDLSQEDESLRDAYGRNAFGQGCLLARRLIEHQVSFVEVTLNGLDANPGAGWDTHADNFDSVKALCEILDPAWATLMSDLEQRGLLESTLVVWMGEFGRTPKINENTGRDHWPGSWSTVLGGGGIRGGQVYGATSEDGMEITQTPVSVPNLMATICSALGLDPASTNLSNIGRPIPLADHEATTIRELIAGD
- a CDS encoding VWA domain-containing protein — protein: MKTWQRILRRIVPPARRPVGWYSAIPLVVFAALFAIIGLSIIPAVFRGLTSFARRGSEPGALAGFLDWTRPVWGAVPDLEYGRPWAFILVVVTPWIWWMQAAGHSGLPAIRGGFASFCRLMICGLLILVLAEPRTVRTSDVVSVVYTVDVSDSVNEARNQAMETVAATAEQKPVTDQAGLVVFGRTAAVEYPPRESFPFQKFINSRVSQDATNLEQSLALSAAMLPEENNGRIVLISDGTETIGQLKDVVDDLQSRNVEVNVIPIEYDYQHEVLLERLDLPRFVRLGETYEASVVLTSLANGKGTLVLAQGEEVLDRREVEFGPGKSRHTFPIKVETPGYYEYEARIEVPAAFDNRSENNVVRNYLFIDGPGRILLVTDPQGNPQEWSSMQKALQQGERQVEVCNAMEFPVDPLSLMPYDAVVFADVAADSLTNIQMQSLHDAIRNLGVGFLMVGGPNSFGPGGYQGSVIEDALPISMEISNKKILPKGALAIILHTCEFPAGNSWAKRITKRAIQVLNAEDLVGALAYGMSGEEWIFEMTKASEYGELSRKINAASIGDMPDFAATMQMGLKGLVDSDAASRHMIIISDGDASPPSDKLIKQFIDNQVTVSTVAVFPHNGDTRTLEMIAGVTGGRFYYPSDPNQLPSIFVKEAKTLRRSQIQKRTFVPELENVDPMVRDIGVPPELHGYVLTSPKDDPRATVILSAPSSDKDAAITDGESDPILAVWRYGLGVTAAFTSDMTTRWGDDWLKWDQFQQMVNQMITRVGRVKREQFLRVYTYVNGNEGVVVVEDFHPEESLLDVTVSVTGPNNFDTTQSVRQIAPRRYQTSMELKGEGRYQVQISAVGTDRKETAYAGFIVSYSPEYLRFRANPIVLREIAERTGGEELVVDENVEELANRIFGERKPKRSSRPVFDWFLMALACMVPLDVAIRRVQIDIMWIARLFRRSRKESTATLGQLLQKTGEVRSSLAGRKDEGSRPRPAQPERPMMPRPSMPRPTAAQKPSEANTGTGSQPKPDQNSSAPAGDDGSTTSRLLAMKKKRDQEGK